The following coding sequences lie in one Fusarium poae strain DAOMC 252244 chromosome 1, whole genome shotgun sequence genomic window:
- the ASD1 gene encoding aspartate-semialdehyde dehydrogenase-like protein (SECRETED:SignalP(1-18)~CAZy:PL4_1~CAZy:PL4), protein MVSFKYFGALVSAVPALAAFGVTTSGNNLIVDSGSSNGFSVSISKSDCSINSIKYRGSEYQYKSQTSHIASGLGSATVQSTMLNNKYIKVTCSTKSGDFDLTHYYVVQNGQSNVYMATDTKSQPKIGELRYIARLDRSLLPNEIPFGEVSNTSGGSAIEGSDVFNVNGQTRAKFYSSQRFIDNDVWCFQSSGKDVHACMVTHASRSYEKSSGGPFFRDINSNNNGDFSALTFYMNSGHVQTEDFRQGFHGPYALSFSRSGVPKAKDFDMTFFNDLSISGYTADSSRGRVSGTATGVQSGFQSVVHWFNKDFQYWAYTSSNGAFTSPFMVPGTYTQVLYQGELKVASKSVSVSAGGTASSSIAANSDITTGKHTSVFRIGDWDGQPTGFRNADKQLRMHPSDKRMSSWGPLTYTVGSSSVGDFPMAIFKAVNNPVTIKFNLPSAISSQATLRIGTTLAFASGRPQVTIGSFKKAFDAPTKIDSRGVTRGAYRGHGEVYDAVIPAGTLKQGSNTITIEVISGSSGADFLSPNFIFDAVELFY, encoded by the exons ATGGTCAGCTTCAAGTACTTCGGCGCTCTTGTCAGCGCTGTTCCGGCTCTGGCAGCTTTTGGTGTCACCACCAGTGGGAATAACCTCATCGTTGACTCTGGTAGTTCCAACGGCTTTTCAGTCTCCATCAGCAAGTCTGACTGCTCCATCAACTCCATCAAGTACCGTGGTAGCGAGTATCAGTACAAGTCTCAGACTTCTCACATCGCGTCAGGTCTTGGATCTGCTACTGTCCAATCCACCATGCTCAACA ACAAATATATCAAGGTCACTTGTAGCACCAAGTCCGGTGACTTTGACCTGACCCACTACTACGTTGTTCAGAACGGCCAGAGCAATGTCTACATGGCCACTGACACAAAGTCCCAGCCCAAGATCGGCGAGCTTCGCTATATTGCTCGCCTGGACCGCTCTCTACTGCCCAACGAGATCCCTTTTGGCGAGGTCTCTAACACGTCTGGCGGTTCAGCCATCGAAGGCTCTGATGTCTTCAACGTCAATGGCCAGACCCGTGCCAAATTCTACTCTTCTCAGCGCTTCATCGACAACGACGTTTGGTGTTTCCAGAGTAGCGGCAAGGACGTTCACGCTTGCATGGTTACTCACGCTTCACGTTCATACGAGAAGAGCTCTGGCGGTCCTTTCTTCCGTGAtatcaacagcaacaacaacggTGACTTCAGTGCTCTCACCTTTTACATGAACTCGGGCCATGTCCAAACCGAAGATTTCCGCCAGGGCTTCCACGGTCCTTACGCCTTGTCCTTCTCTCGCTCCGGCGTCCCCAAAGCTAAAGACTTTGACATGACCTTCTTCAATGACCTCTCTATCTCCGGGTATACCGCTGACTCATCTCGTGGTCGGGTCAGCGGCACCGCTACTGGTGTCCAGTCTGGCTTCCAAAGCGTTGTTCACTGGTTCAACAAGGATTTCCAATACTGGGCTTACACTTCCTCCAACGGTGCTTTCACTTCTCCTTTCATGGTTCCCGGTACTTACACCCAGGTTTTGTATCAGGGTGAGCTCAAGGTTGCTTCCAAGAGCGTGAGTGTCTCTGCTGGTGGCACTGCCTCCTCTTCTATCGCCGCCAACTCCGACATCACCACCGGAAAGCACACCTCTGTCTTCCGCATTGGCGACTGGGACGGCCAGCCTACAGGTTTCCGCAATGCCGATAAGCAGCTACGCATGCACCCCAGCGACAAGCGTATGTCCAGCTGGGGTCCTCTGACATACACCGTCGGCTCTAGCTCGGTCGGAGACTTCCCCATGGCCATCTTCAAGGCCGTCAACAACCCCGTGACTATCAAATTCAATCTTCCTTCTGCTATCTCAAGCCAAGCAACCCTTCGTATTGGTACTACCCTTGCTTTTGCCAGCGGTCGACCTCAAGTCACCATCGGCAGCTTCAAGAAGGCCTTTGATGCGCCAACCAAGATCGATTCGCGAGGTGTCACTCGTGGAGCGTACCGTGGTCATGGCGAGGTGTATGATGCTGTCATTCCTGCTGGCACCCTGAAGCAGGGTTCCAACACCATCACTATCGAAGTCATTTCTGGCAGCTCTGGTGCTGACTTCCTGAGCCCCAATTTTATCTTTGATGCCGTTGAGCTCTTTTACTAG
- a CDS encoding hypothetical protein (BUSCO:42750at5125): MMIPGLSTSSTPALDKLIASFHNSSTSKEQRDIFARMVSNESQKRNMATNAGPGAPVQNGMNGTSPAQPAHPYLSSQTPVPLPNYAAPRRQAPSASQSEPSSAMPPGQHRSSPVQSGTSYQIPSQPHAMQNGNAVSTPLRAHFSPEAQRNQPTKEFLNEYQALIALVDRAPATVVRQVIRDRWEKSLMGSQYHIAFLLNATMHQASSETIGKAVEDFGANLVQKAKHELVGHLSPSDIDELADSIIARAGPQFLDRILARRLETISARQLVNALARAERLGYNVQDIVREHDEQVIPSMDSVLTSSTMPPANETLRVQHYQPRVIPSQQLQQPQPPMTHPPAPAPPAKVSSPADLPMAALGYHKKKGACNKIRPTDQPGRDVCLLCGCRFGSNGGLLYHEKSEVCGEHDREIRQKMLDLIEYFRAHGRKAHYRAAHSLMTPRAQAKAPSTEHHATLATPSQPSSTPQRDPYAHLTPDQHREFSAIMRDAEEKYGGLMREAALLDEPERQKRLASLKNSYNTKQSTTRKKFGIRLRERRTRDEIEAEEARLFRSPRGRGTSTNGTPVLDRESHPKKRPRPDDMDAAPSASGTNSNQEHPQKRVSRAEMGGGLSGSQATAELTDPTAHLNPPQSRYTPQKSSAPRLSWPSNRAEAAVRGTQEDPMSIDEDDSDSDSDSDGDDDDIPATLD, encoded by the exons ATGATGATACCTGGTTTATCGACATCATCAACGCCAGCTCTGGATAAACTTATCGCATCATTTCATAATTCTAGTACATCAAAAGAGCAGCGCGACATCTTTGCTAGGATGGTCTCGAATGAATCTCAGAAAAGGAACATGGCGACGAATGCTGGGCCTGGCGCGCCTGTGCAAAATGGCATGAACGGCACAAGTCCCGCGCAACCTGCGCATCCATATTTGTCTTCGCAAACACCAGTACCGTTGCCCAATTACGCAGCGCCTCGGAGACAAGCACCCAGTGCTTCGCAATCAGAACCGAGCTCTGCCATGCCACCTGGACAGCACCGCTCATCGCCCGTGCAGTCTGGCACATCGTATCAAATACCTTCGCAACCACACGCAATGCAGAATGGAAATGCTGTATCAACTCCTTTGCGGGCGCACTTCTCACCAGAAGCACAACGCAACCAGCCTACTAAGGAATTCTTGAACGAATACCAAGCGTTGATTGCTTTGGTTGACAGGGCACCTGCGACAGTTGTTCGACAAGTTATTCGTGACAGATGGGAAAAGTCCCTTATGGGTTCTCAATACCATATTGCTTTTTTG CTGAATGCAACCATGCACCAAGCATCTTCTGAAACCATCGGCAAGGCTGTCGAGGATTTTGGTGCTAATCTTGTTCAGAAAGCAAAACACGAGCTTGTAGGCCATCTCAGCCCCTCTGACATTGACGAGCTGGCGGACTCGATTATTGCTCGTGCCGGTCCGCAGTTTCTCGACAGAATTCTGGCTAGGCGCCTTGAGACAATATCAGCACGGCAGCTTGTTAACGCCTTGGCGCGCGCTGAGCGTCTAGGCTACAATGTCCAGGACATTGTCCGGGAGCATGATGAGCAAGTTATTCCATCTATGGACTCGGTACTCACGTCATCTACAATGCCTCCCGCAAATGAAACATTGCGTGTGCAGCACTACCAGCCTCGAGTCATTCCTTCACAGCAGCTACAGCAACCTCAGCCGCCGATGACACACCCACCCGCTCCAGCACCACCCGCAAAGGTTTCGTCGCCCGCCGACCTTCCTATGG CGGCCCTTGGTTAC cacaagaagaagggcgcTTGCAACAAGATTCGTCCGACCGACCAGCCGGGAAGAGACGTATGCCTCCTATGTGGGTGCAGGTTCGGCAGTAATGGCGGTTTACTATACCACGAGAAGTCTGAGGTCTGTGGAGAGCATGATAGAGAAATTCGCCAGAAGATGCTCGATTTAATTGAGTATTTTCGTGCACATGGAAGAAAGGCGCACTACCGTGCTGCTCATTCATTGATGACCCCTCGAGCTCAAGCAAAAGCACCATCAACTGAGCATCATGCAACTTTGGCCACGCCATCTCAGCCATCCAGCACTCCTCAGCGCGATCCGTATGCGCATCTTACACCTGATCAGCACAGAGAATTCAGCGCCATCATGAGGGATGCTGAAGAGAAATACGGGGGCCTCATGAGGGAGGCGGCGCTTCTCGACGAACCGGAGAGACAAAAGCGCCTGGCGAGCCTGAAGAATTCTTACAACACAAAACAAAGCACGACCCGTAAGAAGTTTGGCATTCGCCTGCGCGAGAGGCGCACTCGAGACGAGatcgaggccgaggaggccagACTTTTCCGTAGTCCTAGAGGCCGAGGAACGTCGACAAATGGAACTCCTGTTCTTGACCGCGAATCTCATCCGAAGAAAAGGCCTCGGCCAGATGATATGGATGCGGCCCCATCAGCAAGCGGGACAAACAGCAACCAAGAGCACCCACAGAAGAGAGTCTCCAGGGCGGAGATGGGTGGTGGTTTATCTGGATCGCAAGCTACTGCAGAGCTTACTGATCCTACAGCGCATTTGAATCCGCCCCAGTCACGGTACACACCCCAGAAGTCATCTGCTCCCAGACTATCCTGGCCTTCAAACCGGGCTGAGGCAGCTGTGAGAGGGACTCAAGAGGATCCCATGTCAAttgacgaagacgactcTGATTCAGACAGCGACAGTGAcggcgacgatgatgatattCCAGCCACTCTTGACTAA
- a CDS encoding hypothetical protein (BUSCO:38123at5125), whose translation MSYQGYGAPYGQPPPPQGYGQYPPQQQPYGGYQQPPPGQYPPQQGGYQQPQGHYPPHGGPPPPQQPYGGYQQQPPSQHYGAPPGPPQGHYGAPPPQQQPYGHHSPAPPGPPPGQYGAPPPQQYGAPPVQPTPPSMGYGPPQIIQWNGEPDADGLRKAMKGFGTDEKALIAILANKDPLQIDTIRQAYERKHRRNLIADIQSETSSWFEKALVSLARGPLLSDVHALHDAMSGPGTKEVVLNDVLLGRSNADLKAIKSAYYHTFHDKLEDIVKGDLSMKTERHFLIVLGATRAEDSAPVDPRQVDDDVMQIYKATEGKMGTDEILVCSIMSTRNDNQIRAITHTYKQKFNKDLEKVIKSEFSGHMEDALLFQLRNATDKYMHAAKLLEDSMAGMGTKDHLLVSRTIRYHWDRNTLNNVKGAYQQRYGKSLGKRIYGETSGDYRKTLLAAIGEPY comes from the exons ATGTCTTATCAAGGTTATGGTGCCCCCTACGGCC aaccgccgccgccgcaaGGCTATGGTCAATATCCCCCTCAACAACAGCCATATGGTGGTTATCAACAACCTCCCCCTGGACAGTATCCTCCCCAGCAAGGCGGATATCAGCAACCGCAGGGTCACTACCCTCCTCATGGCGGACCTCCCCCACCTCAACAACCTTACGGTGGCTACCAGCAACAACCTCCTTCACAGCACTACGGCGCACCTCCTGGACCTCCACAAGGCCATTACGGAGCTCCCCCTCCTCAGCAGCAACCGTACGGCCACCACTCTCCTGCGCCGCCAGGTCCCCCACCAGGACAGTACGGCgcgcctcctcctcagcagTATGGCGCACCACCAGTGCAGCCTACTCCTCCCTCGATGGGCTACGGACCACCTCAGATCATCCAATGGAACGGCGAACCTGATGCTGATGGCCTGCGAAAGGCTATGAAGGGTTTCggaactgatgaaaaggcattGATTGCCATTCTTGCAAACAAGGATCCTCTACAGATCGACACAATTCGACAAGCATACGAGCGCAAGCACCGTCGCAACCTAATTGCCGATATTCAGAGTGAGACTAGTTCGTGGTTTGAGAAGGCTTTGGTTTCGCTAGCCCGTGGCCCGCTCCTGTCTGACGTTCACGCTCTACATGACGCCATGTCTGGCCCTGGAACAAAGGAAGTTGTTCTAAACGATGTTCTGCTTGGGCGATCAAATGCGGATCTCAAGGCTATTAAGAGCGCGTACTACCACACTTTCCATGATAAACTTGAGGATATAGTCAAGGGCGATTTGAGCATGAAGACTGAGCGACACTTCTTGATTGTTCTTGGTGCTACAAGAGCCGAGGACTCCGCACCAGTCGACCCCCGACAAGTTGACGACGATGTCATGCAAATCTACAAAGCCACCGAAGGCAAGATGGGTACGGACGAGATTCTTGTGTGCAGTATTATGAGCACAAGAAACGATAACCAAATCCGTGCCATCACACACACCTACAAGCAAAAGTTCAACAAGGACCTCGAAAAAGTCATCAAGAGC GAATTCTCTGGCCACATGGAAGACGCTCTCCTCTTCCAATTGCGCAACGCCACAGACAAGTACATGCATGCAGCCAAGCTGCTCGAGGACTCAATGGCCGGCATGGGAACAAAGGATCACCTTCTCGTATCTCGAACTATCCGCTACCATTGGGATCGTAACACCTTGAACAATGTAAAGGGCGCCTACCAGCAACGTTATGGCAAGAGTCTCGGCAAGCGCATTTATGGTGAGACTTCGGGTGACTACAGGAAGACGTTGCTGGCGGCGATTGGCgaaccttattaa
- a CDS encoding hypothetical protein (SECRETED:SignalP(1-20)) → MRGYIPLLLALSASCTTVAALPKPIMQLRDSASKPKYSVVPLEPGDDDPSSDGTGSENGNGGSGSGGGDENGGDVVTVIQTVVQTRKPVTQVITQTGKPSIVTVPGKTVTKAVPTTVSIINLDDQPVVTQTVTVSHPSASTSKKPTATQEPEITESQAVTTARGSSVSLTSAAAPGVTSQPQPNPQPQPQPQPEPEPEPEPSTIRSIETPATPETQSIIIETVTVTRTSLTGESWLATQSPESTVAPSLDSPVVSIPPQETFVPNPTSSQDESWSSVTAPYEPPVVPTTLLTSCITTTTTSDYQHITPESTPSSKTHDDGAWHTTYPAWNGNDLAM, encoded by the coding sequence ATGCGCGGATACATCCCCCTTCTTCTGGCTCTTTCTGCCTCTTGTACAACCGTTGCTGCGCTCCCCAAGCCCATAATGCAACTTCGCGATAGTGCAAGCAAGCCCAAATACTCAGTTGTTCCGCTGGAGCCTGGCGATGATGATCCCTCCTCAGATGGCACTGGAAGTGAAAATGGCAATGGCGGCAGCGGAAGTGGTGGAGGGGATGAGAATGGAGGTGATGTTGTGACAGTCATCCAAACAGTGGTTCAGACACGAAAACCCGTCACTCAGGTCATTACGCAAACAGGAAAACCTAGCATCGTTACGGTGCCCGGAAAGACTGTCACCAAGGCTGTTCCCACTACTGTTTCCATCATCAACCTGGACGATCAGCCAGTTGTCACTCAGACAGTCACTGTTTCTCATCCCAGCGCGTCCACATCCAAAAAGCCGACAGCTACACAGGAACCAGAAATTACCGAAAGTCAAGCGGTGACGACAGCTCGGGGATCATCCGTTTCTTTGacctctgctgctgctccagGCGTGACCTCCCAGCCTCAACCCAATCCCCAACCGCAGCCACAACCtcagcctgagcctgagccagagccagaaccaTCCACCATTCGAAGCATCGAAACACCTGCTACACCTGAGACCCAATCTATCATCATTGAAACAGTTACCGTAACTCGGACATCTTTAACAGGCGAAAGCTGGTTGGCGACTCAATCCCCAGAGAGCACCGTAGCTCCTTCTTTAGACTCCCCGGTGGTGTCTATCCCACCTCAAGAAACCTTTGTTCCCAACCCTACCAGTAGCCAGGATGAATCCTGGTCTTCTGTCACAGCACCCTATGAACCCCCAGTCGTGCCCACGACTCTCCTCACATCCTGCATCACCACCACGACTACCTCAGACTACCAACACATCACACCTGAGTCAACCCCTTCTTCAAAGACACATGATGATGGAGCATGGCATACTACGTACCCGGCCTGGAACGGCAATGATTTGGCTATGTGA
- a CDS encoding hypothetical protein (TransMembrane:1 (o57-81i)) produces the protein MFHQLSTNSKLNISNNTLHAFKTPVMDSSINPFTGAANDPNSHSNFLANKESDRNEAVIMGGVMIGAVLFVALVGVGCMFYRQRVRKIKAQQSKDVDDDGRSV, from the exons ATGTTTCATCAACTCTCCACAAACTCAAAACT CAACATTTCAAACAACACGCTTCACGCATTCAAAACTCCGGTCATGGACTCCTCCATCAACCCCTTCACTGGCGCGGCCAACGATCCCAACAGCCACTCCAACTTTTTGGCCAACAAGGAATCCGACCGCAATGAAGCTGTCATCATGGGAGGAGTCATGATTGGTGCCGTCCTTTTCGTCGCGCTCGTTGGTGTGGGCTGCATGTTCTATAGGCAGCGGGTCCGGAAGATAAAGGCCCAGCAGAGCAAAgacgttgacgatgatgggcGGTCTGTTTAA
- a CDS encoding hypothetical protein (BUSCO:56320at5125), producing the protein MPAMWDTFKTGTGPGLHQLPPQELKNRPFLRQNRSSSSGLPQSRSTTSAHSNQTTTSSKSRDDIYDSQTHLHDDFENRLNGLGIQNGPFRYEIRRGKTVRTPDVSGPPRLSPILGSDDIRVKPPPRNPRRLQGEDDSPWRPASSIYTNEDDDDDDENRRGSRHSRHLQYLKPSHSKVPAKDMYGRPMGVEISPPSSPEFDARQYKPNSQDVSPIDDSPNLSQLDLLGERRLTPTQAQAQTQLRSQIPQMRRDKPTSPGLSSQLRTTKSTDELAGTGKPWENMHPSHYGTQKPFGSTTIVTVGQQSNISPSLGQRIRKFARAKPEPLETRPPWNGASGRAPMVDPVRDDPSVAPLSLRRKASNRVGLGGGVNPETHSGNAGTARQHLPSRPAQRSNETYKTPSPELVSHSYPSPPNTGSPPPSQPVMSQAAASMLAPNMVPDQKKAIRRKPSPSTHNPHSSWSSSVYSAITENTIIGDKPLLNPIESARLSTPEDPWTQPASRFSVTTCNTAAAKSPVVPDEEDRSDTPKQTSSVMDRRRPVPGGDNFRRASNVPIVISMKSASPSNEHFESSVATDKALPPAPPELQSAHDRVAYLTARLDSLAHRRNNINKSIKQMTELMPTDRILSSTEVMRKREIEKKKVDGLKEELAEIQREEHDLGLKLYRANKRAEREAAFEPSTLWVRRVTS; encoded by the exons ATGCCTGCCATGTGGGACACCTTCAAAACCGGCACTGGCCCCGGTCTTCACCAGCTGCCACCTCAAGAGCTCAAGAACCGACCATTCCTTCGCCAGAATCGAAGCTCATCCAGCGGACTGCCACAAAGCCGATCTACTACCAGCGCCCACAGTAATCAAACTACCACTTCAAGTAAATCCCGCGACGACATTTACGATAGCCAAACCCATCTTCACGACGATTTTGAAAACCGGCTCAACGGACTTGGTATTCAAAACGGCCCTTTCAGATACGAGATTCGCCGTGGTAAGACAGTCCGAACACCAGACGTCTCGGGTCCACCACGCCT TTCCCCTATCCTCGGATCTGACGATATCCGAGTGAAACCTCCTCCTCGAAACCCGCGACGACTTCAAGGCGAGGACGACTCTCCCTGGCGTCCTGCCTCCTCCATCTACACtaacgaagacgacgacgacgacgacgaaaatCGAAGAGGCAGTCGTCACTCTCGTCATTTGCAATATTTGAAGCCATCTCACTCAAAGGTTCCTGCCAAAGACATGTATGGGCGTCCTATGGGCGTCGAGATCTCGCCCCCAAGCTCTCCCGAGTTTGATGCTAGGCAATACAA ACCAAACTCACAAGACGTCTCACCAATCGACGACTCTCCTAATTTGTCTCAGCTAGACCTTCTTGGGGAGCGCCGACTGACGCCTACTCAAGCTCAGGCACAAACGCAGCTTCGCAGTCAGATACCGCAGATGCGTCGTGATAAGCCAACGAGTCCTGGTCTTTCTTCGCAACTTCGAACCACCAAATCCACTGATGAACTTGCGGGTACCGGCAAACCATGGGAAAACATGCACCCATCACATTATGGGACTCAGAAACCTTTCGGGTCTACAACCATTGTCACCGTTGGGCAGCAAAGCAACATTTCTCCGTCGCTTGGACAGCGGATCCGAAAGTTTGCCAGAGCGAAGCCTGAACCTCTCGAAACTAGGCCACCGTGGAATGGAGCAAGTGGACGTGCACCCATGGTTGATCCAGTCCGGGACGATCCCTCTGTTGCTCCATTGAGCTTACGGCGCAAGGCCAGCAATCGGGTTGGACTCGGTGGTGGTGTCAATCCTGAAACACATAGCGGCAATGCTGGAACAGCTCGACAACACCTCCCCTCACGGCCCGCCCAGAGGTCCAACGAGACTTATAAAACACCATCACCCGAACTTGTTTCGCACTCTTATCCTAGCCCACCAAACACTGGCTCGCCGCCGCCGTCTCAGCCCGTCATGTCACAAGCCGCGGCATCCATGCTCGCGCCGAACATGGTGCCTgaccagaagaaggccaTAAGAAGAAAACCTTCCCCCTCAACGCACAACCCTCATTCTTCCTGGTCAAGTTCCGTCTACTCGGCAATCACGGAGAATACGATTATCGGCGACAAACCACTCCTCAACCCGATTGAATCAGCAAGACTATCAACACCAGAAGATCCTTGGACGCAGCCTGCATCTCGTTTCAGTGTTACAACTTGCAACACAGCTGCGGCCAAGTCACCAGTTGTACCTGACGAAGAAGACCGATCAGATACACCGAAGCAGACCTCGTCAGTGATGGATCGTAGGAGACCAGTCCCAGGCGGAGATAACTTCAGAAGAGCATCCAACGTACCAATCGTCATCTCAATGAAGTCGGCTTCGCCATCGAATGAGCATTTTGAATCTAGCGTTGCCACCGACAAGGCGCTTCCACCTGCACCGCCTGAGCTTCAATCAGCACATGATCGCGTAGCGTACCTCACTGCTCGACTTGATAGTCTAGCCCACAGAcgcaacaacatcaacaagagTATCAAGCAGATGACAGAGTTGATGCCCACCGACAGAATTTTATCAAGCACGGAAGTGATGCGCAAGCgcgagattgagaagaagaaggtcgaTGGACTCAAGGAAGAGTTAGCAGAAATTCAAAGGGAGGAGCACGACTTGGGTCTGAAGCTCTACAGAGCTAACAAGCGTGCTGAGAGAGAGGCGGCCTTTGAGCCTTCCACTCTCTGGGTCAGGCGGGTCACGTCTTAG
- a CDS encoding hypothetical protein (TransMembrane:2 (o6-27i123-140o)), with product MRTSFILQLPTTIAIAIILFSCLVLASPNSDNTLIQRDEEEGSGCSTEGQWHCMTNSFQRCAEGHWSMKMNMAEGTKCVPAGYTDDFNFRIEHEGNNHDNEEDQSDENRSNGRTSPGARNSNSLAVVVIVSSLWTALGFIA from the coding sequence ATGCGTACTTCATTCATTCTCCAACTACCCACAACAATAGCGATAGCTATCATTCTCTTCTCATGTCTCGTACTGGCATCGCCAAACTCGGACAACACATTGATTCAAcgcgacgaagaagaaggctcaGGATGCAGCACAGAAGGCCAATGGCACTGCATGACCAATTCATTTCAAAGATGCGCCGAGGGCCACTGGTCCATGAAAATGAACATGGCTGAAGGGACAAAATGTGTTCCAGCAGGTTATACAGATGACTTTAATTTTCGTATTGAGCATGAGGGAAATAACCACGACAATGAGGAGGACCAAAGTGATGAGAACCGGAGTAACGGTCGTACGAGTCCAGGAGCACGGAACTCGAACAGCCTTGCTGTAGTTGTGATTGTTTCCTCTTTATGGACCGCTTTAGGATTTATCGCATAG